The Prunus persica cultivar Lovell chromosome G7, Prunus_persica_NCBIv2, whole genome shotgun sequence genome has a segment encoding these proteins:
- the LOC18771377 gene encoding gibberellin-regulated protein 11, with amino-acid sequence MALSSRLTLMMASLVFSFLVLQYLTEAAHQSHMMNNNGAPSPLPPPTLDCGVACEGRCKLSSRPRLCKRACGSCCDKCSCVPPGTAGNYEACPCYASLTTRNQTRKCP; translated from the exons atggCCTTGTCATCAAGATTAACCCTGATGATGGCTTcccttgttttctcttttctggTTCTCCAATATCTCACTGAAGCAGCTCATCAGTCCCACATG ATGAACAACAATGGAGCACCGAGCCCCCTACCCCCGCCCACCCTAG ATTGCGGAGTGGCATGTGAAGGAAGGTGCAAATTATCATCAAGGCCTCGTCTGTGCAAAAGGGCTTGTGGGAGTTGCTGTGACAAGTGTAGCTGTGTTCCTCCAGGCACTGCTGGCAACTATGAGGCTTGTCCTTGCTATGCTAGCCTCACCACCCGCAATCAAACCCGAAAATGCCCTTAA
- the LOC18770988 gene encoding ribosome quality control complex subunit 2, with the protein METPSSIRRVTRSQALVAQNSNTNNIPLSRKNEDSEKVESKSRPRNGKQQQDRSALIDITNDSPIVGLAMGSLETPSSAIVKQRSFRAKNTPGSGEALLRGQVKTLLQQVEEEAELSKITLESRPLRLLQGITGNSPMGLLAPTPANTPQVSDLSVDASGSNNGGVGFEKPSPLIQEQLISQVVCDIFEGKNQESLESQKSIISRSLLLDFSEKSEVSSVSSECSSVITEIKEKSSPDDDSASIWSIQVNASTHDEDEEEVAQAEEEEEEEEEEEDYYLNLNEGYEIEEHEQDGGYDLDELCDGINNICVDEKKMIPKFAGKHTRFVYDSEDDIEIVEEDFSAESPDSGAVVSPSALRLKGLPTPKGKHMRFLEEEN; encoded by the exons ATGGAGACCCCATCTTCAATCAGAAGAGTCACAAGGTCTCAGGCTTTGGTTGCTCAAAACAGCAACACCAACAACATTCCCCTTTCAA ggAAGAATGAAGATTCTGAAAAGGTTGAATCGAAATCAAGACCAAGAAATGGGAAGCAACAGCAAGACAGATCAGCCCTGATTGATATAACCAATGATTCTCCGATTGTGGGGCTTGCAATGGGAAGCTTGGAGACCCCATCATCGGCCATAGTCAAACAGAGAAGCTTTAGAGCCAAGAACACACCTGGGTCCGGAGAGGCCTTGCTGAGGGGTCAAGTCAAGACCCTCTTGCAACAAGTGGAGGAAGAGGCCGAGCTCTCAAAGATCACATTGGAAAGCCGCCCTCTTCGTCTTCTCCAAGGAATTACTGGTAACTCGCCAATGGGACTACTTGCCCCAACTCCGGCAAACACACCACAGGTCTCTGATCTCTCTGTTGATGCAAGTGGAAGCAACAATGGTGGTGTGGGTTTCGAGAAGCCTTCTCCACTTATCCAAGAACAATTGATTTCTCAG GTAGTATGTGACATCTTTGAGGGAAAGAATCAAGAAAGCCTTGAATCACAAAAGAGTATCATCAGCCGGTCTCTGCTGCTGGATTTCTCTGAGAAATCTGAAGTCTCCTCTGTTTCATCAGAGTGCTCCTCTGTGATTACTGAAATCAAAGAGAAGTCATCACCAGATGATGATAGTGCTTCCATTTGGTCAATTCAGGTCAATGCTAGCACccatgatgaagatgaagaagaagttgctcaagcagaagaagaagaagaagaagaagaagaagaagaagattattATCTGAATCTGAATGAAGgttatgaaattgaagaacatGAACAGGATGGAGGCTATGATCTTGATGAGCTTTGTGATGGTATAAACAACATTTGTgttgatgagaagaaaatgatccccaagtttgcTGGAAAGCATACAAGATTTGTGTATGACAGTGAGGATGACATTGAAATCGTTGAAGAAGACTTTTCAGCAGAGAGTCCTGATTCAGGTGCTGTTGTTTCACCCAGTGCCCTTCGCTTGAAGGGCTTGCCAACACCAAAAGGCAAGCACATGCGCTTTCTTGAGGAGGAAAATTAA